Genomic segment of Serinicoccus hydrothermalis:
GATGAGCTGGGGGCCGACCGGGGTATACCCGTCGCGCCCCTTGGAGCGGACGTTGGAGCCCTTGTCGTTGGCGCGCAGGTCGTAGACCCCGAGGTCGTTGGCGGCCGTGATCCAGCCGACGTGCGACCACGCGTCCTCGGCGCCCACCCGGTGCGCCGGGGTCCCGATGACCAGGGCGATCTCGCCCTCGAAGGCCAGCAGCTCGGTGCCCGCCGGCCGCTCGACGCTCGCGCCGGACGCGGCGACCGAGCTGGACGGCTTGAGGAAGTAGGACGGATGCTCCGGGCGGCGTCCGCGCTGGTCCGCCCGGGAGGTGTAGCTGAGGTGGACGGCGATGATCTTGCCCGGCCGCTCGGGGAGCCCCGAGAAGCGGGGGTCGGCGTCGGGCGTGGCTGCTGGCTCGGTCATCGGGTCCTCTCGCTCGGCGGGTACCGGGATTGTATATGATCGGGGCGTGAGCGGCACCTGACCACCCTCCCGCACGGTCGACGAAGGAGTCACCCCCATGCAGTTCCACCACCACGGCTACGTCTCCGGCGACCCGCGGGTCGAGGACGCGGCGGGCACGGGCGTGGACCGCCCCACCGAGCTCCCCGAGGAGACCGACGTCCTCATCGTCGGCTCCGGTCCGGCGGGGATGCTGCTGGCGGCGCAGCTCTCGCAGTTCCCGCAGCTGACCACCCGCCTCGTGGAGCGGCGCGAGGGCCGCCTCGAGCTCGGGCAGGCCGACGGCATACAACCGCGCAGCGTGGAGACCTTCCAGGCGTTCGGCTTCGCGGAGCGCATCACCGCCGAGGCCTACAACATCGCCTACATGAACTTCTGGGGTCCCGACCCCGACGAGCCCGGCAACATCGTGCGGACCGCGCGGACCGAGGACTACGGCTTCAAGATCAGCGAGTTCCCGCACCTCATCGTCAACCAGGCGCGGGTGCTCGACTACTTCGCCGAGGCCGCCCGCCACGGCCCGGGGCGCATCGTGCCCGACTACGGCATCGAGTTCGTCGGCCTCACCGTCCACGACGAGGGCGAGCACCCGGTGGAGGTGCGCTTGCGGCACGTCGCCGGCGAGCGCGAGGGCGAGGAGGTCACCGTCCGCGCGAAGTACGTCGCTGGGTGCGACGGGGCGCGCAGCCGGGTGCGGGAGGCGATCGGGCGGCGCCACGTCGGCCAGCTCGCCGCGCACGCCTGGGGCGTCATGGACGTGCTGGTCAACACCGACTTCCCGGACTGGCGGACCAAGTGCGCGATCAACGCCGCCGCCGGCAACATCCTGCACATCCCCCGTGAGGGCGGCTACCTCTGCCGGATGTACATCGACCTCGGCGAGTCGCCCGAGGACCCGGACCACGCCATCCGCAAGACCCCGATCGAGGAGATCATCCGCCGGGCCAACGAGATCCTCCACCCCTACACGATCGACGTGCAGGAGGTCGCCTGGCACAGCGTCTACGAGGTCGGGCACCGGGTCACGGACAAGTTCGACGACGTGCCCGAGGGGTCGGACCGCACGCCGCGCGTCTTCCTCACCGGCGACGCCTGCCACACCCACAGCGCCAAGGCCGGCCAGGGCATGAACGTGTCGATGCAGGACGGCTTCAACCTCGGGTGGAAGCTCGGGCACGTCCTCACCGGGCTGAGCCCCGCCTCGCTGCTCTCGACCTACTCCGCGGAGCGGCAGCCGGTGGCGCAGGAGCTCATCGACTTCGACCGGGAGTGGTCCTCGCTCATGGCGCGCAAGCCGGAGGACATCACCGACCCCTCCGAGCTCGCCACCTTCTACCTCGGCACCGCCGAGTTCCCCTCCGGCTTCATGACGCAGTATGCCGCCTCCACCCTGGTCGCGGACGGCGAGCACCAGGGCCTCGCCGAGGGCTTCCCGCTGGGCAAGCGCTTCAAGTCCGTCGAGGTGGTCCGGGTGTGCGACGGCAACGCCGTGCACCTCGGTCACCACGCCCGTGCCGACGGCCGCTGGCGGGTCTACGCCTTCGCCGACGCCCCCGCCGCGGGCGAGCCCTCCGCGCTCGCCGACTGGGCCGACTGGGTGACCTCGCCCGACTCCCCCGTGCGCCGGCATACCCCGGACGGCGCCGACCCCGATGCCGTCTTCGACGTCAAGGTCGTCTACCAGCAGGGCTACGAGGACGTCGAGCTCGCGCAGGTCCCCGAGGTCTTCCGGCCCCGCAGCGGCCCGCTTGGGCTCATGGACTGGGAGAAGGTCTTCGCCGCCGCGCCGAACGCGTGGACCGAGGTCGACATCTTCGACGAGCGCTCCGTCTCGCGCGAGGGCGCCGTCGTCGTGGTCCGGCCGGACCAGTACGTCTCCGCGATCTTCCCGCTCTCCGCCCACGATGAGCTGGCCGCCTACTTCGACGGGCTCATGACCGGCGCGCCCGCGCAGGGCTGACCCCGGGCGCTCCCCTCGCTCAGACCGGGCGTCCCCACCCCAGCGCGGACCGCGCCACCTCGGCGCCCACGCGCGCCGGGTCCTGCGGAGCGCCGCGCAGGAGGCTGGCGAGGACGCCGTTGTAGACGAGCAGGACGGTGTCGACGATCTCCTCGACCCGCTCCGGGTCGGCCTCGGCGGCCAGCTCGCGCAGCCGGGTGACGAGCCCGGCGGTGTCCGCCGCGACCAGGTCGACGGCGGGGTCGGCTTCCTCCCCCGGCGTCGCCGGGCGCTCCGAGGCGGTCGCCAGGAAGGAGCACCACTGGGACGGCGAGGAGCGGTCCCGGTATGCCGTGAGCGCGTCGAAGACGGCGAGCACCCGCTCCTGCGGACCCGGTGCGGCGTCGACGCGCTCCTGCCAGACGGACTGCCAGTCGTCGAGGCGACGCCGCAGCACCTGCGCCAGCAGGCCGTCCTTGCTGCCCATGTGGGCATAGAGGGTGACGACCGAGACCCCGGCCTGCGAGGCCACCCGGTCCACCCCGGTCACCGCGATGCCCTCGGTGAAGAACAACGACTCGGCCGCGTCGAGGATCCGGGTGCGGGTCTGCTCCTTCGCCATGCTCCTAGTGTCACGTTCGTTTCATTATGAAACGAACGTTACAGTTTGCTGCCGCTCCACCGTCGCCGTCGCCGCTGGCCCTGGTGCTGGCCGGCGTGGTGCTCATCGCGGGCACCTACGGCATGGCGCGGTTCGGCGTCGGTCTGCTGCACCCCCAGATGGTCGCCGCCCGGCCCGGTCTGGAGGGGGCGCTGCGACCCGCGGGCACGGCACAGTTCGCGTCCTACTGCCTCGCCGTCCTCGTGGGAGGCCGGTTGGCCGGGACCCGGGCGCGTGAGGTCGCGCTCGCCGCGGGGGTGGTCGCCAGGGTCGGGGCGCTCGGGCTCATGCTCGCGCAGACCCCGGCCGTCTTCACCGCCGCCGCCTTCGTCGCCGGCGCCGGGGCGGGCCTCGCCTCGCCCGCCCTGGTCGCGCTCCTGGACCGCGCCGTGCCCGCGCAGCGCTCCGGCCTGACGCAGACCGCGGTGAACTCCGGGACCGCCGTCGGCCTGGTCGTCGTCGGCACGGTGGTGCTG
This window contains:
- a CDS encoding FAD-binding monooxygenase; amino-acid sequence: MQFHHHGYVSGDPRVEDAAGTGVDRPTELPEETDVLIVGSGPAGMLLAAQLSQFPQLTTRLVERREGRLELGQADGIQPRSVETFQAFGFAERITAEAYNIAYMNFWGPDPDEPGNIVRTARTEDYGFKISEFPHLIVNQARVLDYFAEAARHGPGRIVPDYGIEFVGLTVHDEGEHPVEVRLRHVAGEREGEEVTVRAKYVAGCDGARSRVREAIGRRHVGQLAAHAWGVMDVLVNTDFPDWRTKCAINAAAGNILHIPREGGYLCRMYIDLGESPEDPDHAIRKTPIEEIIRRANEILHPYTIDVQEVAWHSVYEVGHRVTDKFDDVPEGSDRTPRVFLTGDACHTHSAKAGQGMNVSMQDGFNLGWKLGHVLTGLSPASLLSTYSAERQPVAQELIDFDREWSSLMARKPEDITDPSELATFYLGTAEFPSGFMTQYAASTLVADGEHQGLAEGFPLGKRFKSVEVVRVCDGNAVHLGHHARADGRWRVYAFADAPAAGEPSALADWADWVTSPDSPVRRHTPDGADPDAVFDVKVVYQQGYEDVELAQVPEVFRPRSGPLGLMDWEKVFAAAPNAWTEVDIFDERSVSREGAVVVVRPDQYVSAIFPLSAHDELAAYFDGLMTGAPAQG
- a CDS encoding TetR/AcrR family transcriptional regulator, whose translation is MAKEQTRTRILDAAESLFFTEGIAVTGVDRVASQAGVSVVTLYAHMGSKDGLLAQVLRRRLDDWQSVWQERVDAAPGPQERVLAVFDALTAYRDRSSPSQWCSFLATASERPATPGEEADPAVDLVAADTAGLVTRLRELAAEADPERVEEIVDTVLLVYNGVLASLLRGAPQDPARVGAEVARSALGWGRPV
- a CDS encoding MFS transporter — protein: MKRTLQFAAAPPSPSPLALVLAGVVLIAGTYGMARFGVGLLHPQMVAARPGLEGALRPAGTAQFASYCLAVLVGGRLAGTRAREVALAAGVVARVGALGLMLAQTPAVFTAAAFVAGAGAGLASPALVALLDRAVPAQRSGLTQTAVNSGTAVGLVVVGTVVLLTSAVVTPWVLVALVCVGSGWMVRALAPPVPDLEPRSTRGDGTVRSMTAPWLLAAAAGAVSAYVWTYGPSVVVRDTGLGTDRIGWLWVVVGAGGLIGVLAARLVDLTSPLKAFLACSARSCSPPPSCPRPPSCGPPCWPWPSSAPPTWR